A genome region from Bacteroidota bacterium includes the following:
- a CDS encoding GNAT family N-acetyltransferase: protein MSEYFFKQINENSAAHIKQLYKRCFNLHKSIKEIRQKYATDLFGLRDIGFIAYDGKGKPGAYYGVFPITMTIDGNDYLVAQSGDTMTAPEHRKKGLFIDLAKKTYELAKEKNIQFIFGFPNDNSYPGFKIKLDWEFFGSMQDFKLFSKAVPLCEFVSKFRLLKPLYKIYCNLILSTSMLKLDEKIAGSFNHNLSSGLIKKDLNFFKYKSRNTYLIKVNDFIFFVKPETHLIIGDVVFFEEEMTDQFIQTMYSLAKKLGCKRIILSLSKNHWLYGFLKERLASTDELPVGFLRFNKDQPIDQISFTRADYDTF from the coding sequence ATGAGTGAATATTTTTTTAAACAAATAAATGAAAATTCTGCTGCACATATAAAACAATTATATAAGCGGTGTTTTAATTTACATAAATCTATAAAAGAAATTCGCCAAAAATACGCCACCGATCTGTTCGGACTGCGCGATATTGGATTTATTGCTTATGATGGTAAGGGAAAGCCTGGCGCTTATTATGGTGTATTCCCAATAACAATGACTATCGATGGGAATGATTATTTGGTTGCTCAGTCAGGAGATACCATGACTGCTCCAGAACATCGAAAAAAAGGATTATTTATAGATCTTGCAAAAAAAACATATGAATTGGCTAAAGAAAAAAATATTCAATTCATTTTTGGTTTTCCTAATGATAACTCTTATCCTGGATTTAAAATTAAACTGGATTGGGAATTCTTCGGATCTATGCAGGATTTTAAACTTTTTAGCAAAGCGGTTCCTTTATGCGAGTTTGTTTCAAAATTTAGATTATTAAAGCCTTTGTACAAAATATATTGCAATTTAATTCTTTCGACCTCCATGCTTAAACTAGATGAAAAAATTGCTGGTAGTTTTAATCATAATTTGTCATCTGGCCTGATTAAGAAAGATCTGAATTTTTTTAAATACAAGAGCAGAAATACATATCTGATAAAAGTTAATGATTTTATTTTTTTTGTTAAACCCGAGACCCATTTAATAATTGGAGATGTTGTGTTTTTTGAAGAAGAAATGACAGATCAGTTCATTCAAACTATGTATTCTCTAGCTAAAAAGTTAGGTTGTAAGAGGATTATACTGTCATTAAGTAAGAACCATTGGTTATATGGATTTTTAAAGGAAAGATTAGCATCCACCGATGAGTTACCTGTTGGTTTCCTAAGATTTAATAAAGACCAGCCCATTGATCAGATTTCTTTTACCAGAGCTGATTATGATACCTTTTAA
- a CDS encoding polysaccharide deacetylase family protein: MKISKKIARNVVLPIIVNLGLEKVLRSFAKHSILNIMFHGVVSRNGNFFSPRHIPVEQFDRILRYLSKEFALISINEAFHYYRNNLKPTRRTITVSFDDGYKNNLLVVLPLIEKYKIKATFFISSACIDEHSYPFLWADALACLKYFHQQDTVIIDDLKFTNLVEESSQIHLSGFLKEQGALKRDSILGNLCTKFDIVNKIRKIPSELWELLSTKEIKQLSDSKLVEIGSHGHLHYNLANIDRFDAYNDMQKSKILLESVLDKQVESIAYPDGSYNMDIINMATEIGFTSQLAVNYLNESDRNDPRILNRHGISATTTFESNIFTLNKTFSKKGFS; encoded by the coding sequence ATGAAAATCTCTAAAAAAATAGCACGAAATGTTGTTCTTCCAATTATTGTCAATCTTGGATTGGAAAAGGTATTGAGAAGTTTTGCGAAACATTCTATTTTAAATATTATGTTCCATGGTGTGGTATCCAGGAATGGTAATTTCTTTTCACCCAGACATATACCTGTCGAGCAATTTGATCGAATATTAAGATACCTTTCGAAAGAATTCGCATTGATTAGTATAAACGAAGCATTTCATTATTATCGGAACAACCTCAAGCCAACTAGAAGGACTATTACTGTTTCATTTGACGATGGTTACAAGAATAATCTACTGGTCGTGTTGCCTCTTATAGAGAAATATAAGATTAAAGCCACATTCTTTATTTCAAGTGCTTGCATAGATGAGCATTCGTATCCTTTCCTTTGGGCTGACGCATTAGCTTGTCTGAAATATTTTCATCAACAGGACACGGTCATAATTGATGATCTGAAATTCACAAACCTTGTCGAGGAATCATCCCAAATTCATCTAAGTGGATTTTTAAAAGAACAGGGCGCATTGAAGCGCGATAGTATTCTTGGGAACCTTTGTACAAAGTTCGATATAGTTAATAAAATAAGAAAAATACCATCTGAATTATGGGAACTCTTAAGCACGAAAGAAATAAAACAGTTATCTGACTCAAAATTGGTCGAAATTGGTTCTCATGGGCATCTACATTATAATTTGGCAAATATTGACAGATTCGATGCGTATAATGATATGCAAAAATCGAAAATCCTGCTGGAAAGTGTCCTCGATAAACAAGTCGAAAGCATAGCTTATCCGGATGGAAGCTATAATATGGATATTATAAACATGGCAACAGAGATTGGATTTACCAGCCAGTTGGCAGTTAATTATTTAAATGAATCAGATAGGAATGATCCACGTATTCTGAATCGTCACGGCATTTCAGCTACGACAACTTTTGAATCAAACATTTTTACATTGAATAAAACATTCTCTAAAAAGGGCTTCAGTTAA